A stretch of the Pristis pectinata isolate sPriPec2 chromosome 7, sPriPec2.1.pri, whole genome shotgun sequence genome encodes the following:
- the rps6 gene encoding 40S ribosomal protein S6, protein MKLNISFPATGCQKLIEVDDERKLRTFYEKRMATEVAADCLGDEWKGYVVRISGGNDKQGFPMKQGILTNGRVRLLLSKGHSCYRPRRTGERKRKSVRGCIVDANLSVLNLVIIKKGEKDIPGLTDNTVPRRLGPKRASKIRKLFNLSKEDDVRQYVVRRPLTKEGKKPRTKAPKIQRLVTPRVLQHKRRRIALKKHRTQKNKEAAAEYAKLLAKRMKEAKEKRQEQIAKRRRLSSLRASTSKSESSQK, encoded by the exons ATGAAG TTAAACATCTCTTTCCCGGCCACCGGCTGCCAGAAACTGATCGAGGTGGATGATGAGCGTAAGCTGCGCACCTTTTATGAGAAACGTATGGCCACTGAGGTTGCTGCTGACTGCTTGGGGGACGAGTGGAAG GGATATGTTGTGCGGATCAGTGGCGGCAATGACAAGCAGGGCTTCCCCATGAAACAGGGTATCTTGACTAATGGCCGTGTTCGTCTGCTGCTCAGCAAGGGCCACTCCTGCTATCGCCCAAGGAGGACTGGTGAGCGGAAACGCAAATCTGTCCGTGGATGCATTGTTGATGCCAATCTCAGTGTCTTGAATTTGGTTATTATTAAGAAAG GTGAGAAGGATATCCCTGGGCTAACAGACAATACAGTGCCCCGCCGTCTTGGACCTAAAAGGGCTAGCAAAATTCGCAAGCTGTTCAACCTGTCCAAAGAGGATGATGTACGTCAATATGTCGTGAGGAGACCTCTGACCAAGGAAG GTAAGAAGCCCAGAACCAAAGCTCCTAAGATTCAGCGTTTGGTAACTCCTCGGGTTCTGCAGCACAAACGTAGACGCATTGCCCTGAAGAAACATCGTACCCAGAAGAACAAGGAGGCTGCAGCAGAATATGCCAAACTTCTGGCCAAGAGAATGAAG GAAGCTAAAGAGAAACGCCAGGAGCAAATTGCGAAGAGACGACGTCTTTCTTCACTCAGGGCCTCAACATCTAAATCTGAATCTAGCCAAAAGTAA